The stretch of DNA GACGTGCTGCGATTGTGGCAATAGACCTGGTAGTACTCAATGCCGAATGAGAGCGTGAAGGCCATGAGCATCAGAAGGCCGGGCGAGAAGGATTTCCCACCCAATCCGCGCAGGGTATAGAGCAGGCCGAACGGGATAAAGAGAATGATGTTGGCCACGGCGTCGATGCCGAGATCCAAGAGGACGGCCGGTGAACTCAGCTGGTCCGGTGTCGGCACCCAGCGGATGTACTGCCAATGCGCATGGCCGACAAAGTTATGCAACGGGAGGATGCCTACGAGTACGATCAGCAGGCTCCATGCGCACCAGAGACGTCCTGCGCGAGTGGGGGTTAGCAACACGGGTGTTTGGTGGTGGTTGTCCGCTGCATCGGTCGATTCTTGCAGAAGCAGCGGTGGGGTTGCCAGCAGAATTTCCTTCGTGAATGGCGTTCCAGGAAAGGCCAGAGTGCAGGGGGACGCGGATTATTTTTGGGCCAGTTCCTCTTCCACGGCGTTCAGCATTTCCTTCAAGTCGAAGGGCTTTGCGAAAGTGCGGCGGGCACCGAAGAGTTTTGCGATATCCAGGAAGTTTCGATCACCTTGGGCACCGGTCATTGCGATGATTCTCGTGTCCATGTACTCGCGGGTCAGCTGCAAGGTGGCTTCCAGTCCATCGACCACCGGCATCAGCAGATCCATGATGAGCAGGTCGGCCTTGTGTTTCTGATAGAGGTCCAATGCTTCCCGCCCGTCCTTGGCTTCGACGACCGTGTGTCCTGAGCGCTCCAACACGTCTCGCAGGAGACCACGGATGGATGGTTCGTCGTCGATCACCAGGATGGTCGCCATAACTACTCCTCAGCATGGGCGCCGGTTCTGCGTATAGCGGGGAAAATCGCAGTGTTCGGGCTCGATTGCAGACAGTTCAGCTCGTAGTGAAAGCTTACCGCGCTGACGAAAGTCTGTCCAGAAAAGAGTCGGAAGCTGCCGGCCGTTGATTCGATCCCGTATCGGTTGACCTTAATCGGCCAGGAGGTTACGCGCTGGATGCGGCTATTTCTCTTCTGTGGCAACGGGCTGCGGCCCCATTGTCTCGCTACGCACAAAGTAGGGATACAAGGCCGGAATGACCAGTAATGTCAGGGCAGTCGACGTCAGAAGGCCTCCGATTACCACGGTCGCCAGAGGGCGCTGGACTTCCGCGCCCATGCTGGTCGCCAAGGCCATGGGGAGAAATCCCAGGCTCGCCACCAGGGCTGTCATCAGTACCGGGCGGAGTCGATCCATGGCCCCCTGCACCACCGCCTCGTCGGTCGAGGCGCCGTCCGTTTCAAGTTGGCGGATATGGCTCACCAGCACGACGGCGTTGAGCACGGCAATCCCGAAGAGCGCGATAAAACCGATGATGGCGGAGATACTGAGCGGCAAGCCTCTGAGCCACAGCGCCAGAATGCCACCTGAGAGCGCCAGCGGCACATTGAGAAAAATCAGCAATGCCGGCCGCATCGCACCGAAGATCACCGACAACATTCCGAGGATCAGCAGCAGCGTCACCGGCACGACCATGGTCAACCGGCGAGCGGCTTCCTGCAGGTGTTCGAACTGTCCACCCCAGCGCATTTCGTAGCCGGCGGGAAGTGTGACTGCCCGGGAGACCGCCTGTTGGGCTTCAGCCACAAACCCGCCCAGATCTCGACCTCGAATATTGCACTCCACCACGATCCGCCGTTGCACATGCTCCCGGCTGATCTGCGCCGGGCCTGAATCCACCGTGATACTGGTCACGCGCGAGAGTGGCACCAGTTCGCCATGCATGGTCGGGATCAGCAGGCGGCCTAACGAGGCCGGATCTTGCGACACCCGGTCGGGCAGCCGCACGACCAACTCGAACCGACGAGAGCCCTGCACCACAGTGCCGACCACTGTTCCCACACGGGTCGATTGAATGAGCGTGAGTACGTCGTCGGCGGTGATCCCGTACCGCGCGATTTCTGCACGATCGACTATGACGCGGAGCAGCGGTAACCCCGCAACCTGTTCGACTTTGACGTCTGCCGCGCCCGGCACGTTTTGGAGCGCCCGCGCCGCGCGTTCGGCCTGCTGCTTGAGGATCTCCAGGTCGGAACCGAAAATCTTGACGGCCAGATCCGATCGCACGCCGGCAATCAACTCGTTGAACCGCATTTCGATCGGTTGAGTGAATCCGAGGCCGACCCCGGGCACCTGTTCATCGATGCGCCGCTTCATGACCTCGATCAGTGCGTTGCGGTTGTCGGCTGTGACCCAGTCCCGTTGAGGTTTGAGAATGACGAAGACGTCCGACATCTCGACCCCCATCACATCCGTCGCCACTTCAGGGCTGCCTGTGCGAGTGACGACTTGGGTGACTTCGGGAAAATGGCGGAGCACCCGCTCGATCTCGAGTGCGGTGGCCACCGATTCGGTCAGCGAGATACTGGGCAAGCGCCACACTTGCACGGCGAGGTCGCCCTCTTCCAGTCGTGGCACAAACTCGATGCCGAGCCTGCTTCCAGCCCCCAGGCTGATGATGAACAGTCCCACCGCAATCGTCACCGGCCAGACCGGCCGTGCGACCGCTCTGCGGACCCAGGGGGCATAGATGCCTCTGAGTACACGAATGACTCGGGTTTCTTCCTGGTGGCTCCCTGCTCGTACAAACCAGAACGACAGCAGCGGCGTGACGGTGACTGCGAGGACCAGGGATCCGGCCAAGGCCATGATCACGGTGACTGCCATAGGACGGAACATCTTTCCTTCGATTCCGGTCAGGGCCAGGATAGGTACATACACTAGAATAATGATGCTCACGGCCAGGGTCATGGGACGCAGGACTTCCCGTCCGGCCGCCAGCACGGTCGCGAGTCGCTCTTCCTGTGTACGTGCGGGCTTGTCCGCTAATCGGCGCAGGATGTTGTCGATCATGACCACGGAGCCGTCGACCAATAAACCGAAGTCGATGGCTCCCAGGCTCATCAAATTGCCGGAAAGTCCGGCCTGCATCATGCCGATGAAGGCAATCAGCATCGCCAGGGGAATGGCAGAGGCAACGATCAGGCCGGCCCGCAGGTCGCCGAGAAAGAGTAACAGCACGGCGATGACGAGCAGGCCGCCTTCAATCAGGTTGTTGCGCACGGTCGTCATGACTTTGGAAACAAAAATCGTGCGATCGTAGTAGGGTTCGATGGTGAT from Nitrospira sp. encodes:
- a CDS encoding response regulator — protein: MATILVIDDEPSIRGLLRDVLERSGHTVVEAKDGREALDLYQKHKADLLIMDLLMPVVDGLEATLQLTREYMDTRIIAMTGAQGDRNFLDIAKLFGARRTFAKPFDLKEMLNAVEEELAQK
- a CDS encoding CusA/CzcA family heavy metal efflux RND transporter gives rise to the protein MDHLLTFSLRYRFFTLVAIAVVIATGIWSFRNLTIDAVPDLTPVQVQVLTRAPSLGPVEVEQFVTFPIEASLNGLPALRELRSVSRYGLSAVTAIFDDQTDIYRARQFVTERLAQAMERIPPEYGRPAMGPLTTGLGEVYQFTVKGPGYSPMALRTLLQWDIGMKLRAVPGVVEVNIWGGEPQQFHVIVDPSKLLSFKLTMKEVFNALQRNNAIAGGGYIEHQREQLLIRGEALATQVSDLARIVVAHGSGGVPVYIADVAEVKEGAGLRIGAATAMGEGETVIGMVQMLAGENAQQVVTRVKARVQEIQATLPSGITIEPYYDRTIFVSKVMTTVRNNLIEGGLLVIAVLLLFLGDLRAGLIVASAIPLAMLIAFIGMMQAGLSGNLMSLGAIDFGLLVDGSVVMIDNILRRLADKPARTQEERLATVLAAGREVLRPMTLAVSIIILVYVPILALTGIEGKMFRPMAVTVIMALAGSLVLAVTVTPLLSFWFVRAGSHQEETRVIRVLRGIYAPWVRRAVARPVWPVTIAVGLFIISLGAGSRLGIEFVPRLEEGDLAVQVWRLPSISLTESVATALEIERVLRHFPEVTQVVTRTGSPEVATDVMGVEMSDVFVILKPQRDWVTADNRNALIEVMKRRIDEQVPGVGLGFTQPIEMRFNELIAGVRSDLAVKIFGSDLEILKQQAERAARALQNVPGAADVKVEQVAGLPLLRVIVDRAEIARYGITADDVLTLIQSTRVGTVVGTVVQGSRRFELVVRLPDRVSQDPASLGRLLIPTMHGELVPLSRVTSITVDSGPAQISREHVQRRIVVECNIRGRDLGGFVAEAQQAVSRAVTLPAGYEMRWGGQFEHLQEAARRLTMVVPVTLLLILGMLSVIFGAMRPALLIFLNVPLALSGGILALWLRGLPLSISAIIGFIALFGIAVLNAVVLVSHIRQLETDGASTDEAVVQGAMDRLRPVLMTALVASLGFLPMALATSMGAEVQRPLATVVIGGLLTSTALTLLVIPALYPYFVRSETMGPQPVATEEK
- a CDS encoding VanZ family protein yields the protein MHNFVGHAHWQYIRWVPTPDQLSSPAVLLDLGIDAVANIILFIPFGLLYTLRGLGGKSFSPGLLMLMAFTLSFGIEYYQVYCHNRSTSLLDLLDNVLGAYIGMRLGEMYLKKKSADVMEPAT